The following are encoded together in the Pseudothermotoga sp. genome:
- a CDS encoding N-acetyltransferase, whose translation MVHPTAKVGSGVQLGENVVIEPNVVVGDRVVIGHNVVIREGTIIGDGCVIFDGSILGKRPFRSAVSAVTEEKQLPPLSLGKNVVVGANCVLYRGSLLEDNVFVGDLVVIREEVRVGAYSVIGKGVSVENKTTIGKYVKIETNAYITAFSTIEDYCFVAPEVTFTNDNFLGRTEERKKYFKGPTLKKGARIGANATILPGIVIGEDALVAAGALVTKDVPARKIVMGVPAKVVRDVPEEQLLERQSFYRPDE comes from the coding sequence ATGGTGCATCCAACGGCCAAGGTTGGAAGTGGGGTTCAGCTCGGTGAGAACGTTGTGATCGAACCCAACGTGGTCGTGGGGGATCGTGTGGTGATAGGTCACAACGTGGTGATCAGGGAAGGTACGATCATCGGCGATGGCTGCGTGATTTTCGACGGTTCCATTCTGGGTAAAAGGCCTTTCAGGTCTGCCGTGTCGGCCGTGACTGAAGAAAAACAGCTTCCACCGCTCTCTCTCGGTAAGAACGTCGTGGTGGGTGCGAACTGCGTTCTGTACAGGGGCAGTTTGCTGGAAGACAACGTCTTTGTGGGCGATCTGGTCGTGATCAGGGAAGAGGTCAGGGTGGGAGCGTACAGCGTCATAGGTAAAGGTGTCAGTGTGGAGAACAAGACCACGATCGGAAAGTACGTGAAGATAGAGACCAACGCCTACATCACCGCGTTCTCAACGATCGAAGATTACTGCTTCGTGGCACCGGAGGTGACCTTCACCAACGACAACTTCTTGGGGAGGACCGAAGAGAGGAAGAAGTACTTCAAAGGTCCCACCTTGAAGAAAGGTGCCAGGATCGGTGCCAATGCCACGATCTTGCCAGGGATCGTTATCGGTGAGGATGCCTTGGTCGCCGCTGGGGCTCTGGTCACCAAAGATGTACCGGCGAGAAAGATCGTCATGGGTGTACCTGCGAAGGTCGTGAGGGACGTTCCAGAGGAACAACTTTTGGAAAGACAGAGCTTTTATCGTCCAGATGAATGA
- a CDS encoding uracil-DNA glycosylase — protein sequence MTREELMQILSERVRKCTACQLAQSRTNVVVGEGSLYTPIMFVGEGPGEEEDKTARPFVGKAGQLLTKILESVQLSREEVYICNVVKCRPPDNRVPTAQEQKACAHFLYAQIMIVDPVIIVPLGSTALSFFLNQNVSISEYRGREMEWRAGKKLFPMFHPSYLLRNPSREKGSPKDLTWQDIKKVRKFYDELKGRYRDAQG from the coding sequence TTGACTAGAGAAGAGTTGATGCAGATTTTGAGCGAAAGAGTACGCAAATGTACAGCCTGCCAACTCGCACAGAGTAGAACCAACGTGGTCGTCGGCGAAGGTAGTCTCTACACACCGATCATGTTCGTGGGCGAGGGTCCAGGCGAAGAGGAGGACAAAACGGCAAGACCCTTCGTCGGTAAGGCAGGCCAACTACTCACCAAGATCCTCGAATCCGTCCAGCTCAGCCGTGAAGAGGTCTACATCTGCAACGTCGTCAAATGTAGACCACCAGACAACAGGGTACCAACGGCTCAGGAGCAGAAAGCTTGCGCACACTTTCTCTACGCCCAGATCATGATCGTCGATCCGGTCATCATCGTGCCTTTGGGGAGCACGGCCCTTTCTTTCTTTTTGAACCAGAACGTTTCGATCAGTGAATATCGCGGCCGCGAGATGGAGTGGAGGGCGGGAAAGAAGCTCTTTCCCATGTTCCATCCGAGCTATCTTTTGAGGAACCCATCGAGAGAGAAAGGTTCTCCGAAGGATCTAACGTGGCAGGACATCAAAAAGGTTCGTAAGTTCTACGATGAGTTGAAAGGGAGGTATCGCGATGCCCAGGGGTAG
- a CDS encoding SLBB domain-containing protein — protein MHRVILVLCLVVSFSFVFSYTLRKGDVLRIELFNIPDYTRECVVDIEGKIALPIVGRLSVEGLTIDELVKILRQKLSTQVSDSNVIVTLLRIAPRNVYVSGIVNGVVDMGMKDLKVSELLALLSVNLSEVELTRIKLVRGGTVKNLDLSALLFGDVPKEDPTLKENDQIVLPGKLYSDFVKILGAVKNPGVYPFKKNMTLLDIISTAGGITEDSAGRILIVSDSIQEINEKDLFNNIVMLKPGDTVYVAKIEERFAYIMGAVAEPGMYVFSKGEDITLKNLIAKAGGFSVERKFLEKVVVRRNGVVFTELNVDNDVDMKLQVGDVVEVKKFEETEVYIFGYVKNPGAYEISPKEKFTLRKMISLAGGFAGTIENIDRIVVERENEKIELSSENLDFLVKPGDVIRIEEYVPRRAYILGFVKNPGLYSFSKNETFSLRTLVAKAGGFTSDDSVEFIKVGEEIYAPSVILKEDVPLKDGATVYVEKLKEQFVYVVGDNLARNGRLTFERSEPFTLSTVLKKYGVQDFSFVKKLSLLRRGEEKLVDTVSLLKKDIDLEIGDTVIIRFTTERRVYFTGDLYGYVTLENEEQIDLEKALAKFGRIDSKYLQSLKIRSENRVLQLTTVSPIPLKDGDIVEITLKKPIRVYVDGFVGRPGQFVFDPDETPTIEKVIAKAGGFKESGTFKEKDILLLRSGKETVIDLDRITNVLLQDGDFLFVRWQEKPYVYVLGEVAKPGVYELREGESTLIEIVSRAGGLSDWAMKTKVVLRRGQSESTYDLSDLSTVQNIKVKSGDLIYVPSIDTNIAYVLGNVRNPSIVKIDRFTTVFDAIMRAGGLNQTASASRIFLFKGGLEGEVIICDLSGIITGKGGGTNPTISPGDVVYVPTNPLAQLPDILPVVRDILSIITASKQLMGW, from the coding sequence GTGCATAGAGTCATCCTAGTTCTTTGCTTGGTCGTATCGTTTTCCTTCGTGTTCAGCTACACACTCCGAAAGGGTGACGTTCTACGGATTGAGCTTTTCAACATTCCCGATTACACCAGAGAATGTGTGGTGGATATAGAGGGGAAGATCGCTCTACCGATAGTTGGAAGATTGAGCGTGGAAGGTCTCACAATCGATGAGTTGGTAAAGATTTTACGTCAGAAATTGTCCACGCAGGTTTCAGATTCGAACGTCATTGTGACGCTGCTGCGCATAGCACCCAGGAACGTTTACGTGTCGGGAATAGTGAACGGCGTGGTCGATATGGGAATGAAGGATCTGAAGGTTTCAGAGCTTTTAGCTTTACTTTCAGTGAATCTTTCGGAAGTTGAATTGACCCGTATAAAGTTGGTGCGTGGAGGAACCGTTAAAAACCTAGATTTGTCTGCCTTGCTGTTCGGTGATGTGCCGAAAGAAGATCCCACACTCAAAGAGAACGATCAGATCGTGTTACCTGGAAAACTTTACAGCGATTTTGTCAAGATCCTCGGGGCTGTGAAAAATCCTGGAGTCTATCCGTTCAAGAAAAATATGACCTTGTTGGACATCATATCCACTGCGGGGGGTATAACCGAGGACAGCGCTGGACGTATATTGATCGTTTCAGATTCAATTCAAGAAATCAATGAAAAAGATTTGTTCAACAACATCGTAATGTTGAAACCGGGAGATACAGTCTACGTCGCCAAAATTGAGGAACGCTTCGCCTACATCATGGGTGCCGTGGCTGAACCTGGGATGTACGTTTTCAGTAAAGGTGAAGACATCACGCTGAAGAATCTGATCGCCAAAGCTGGTGGATTTTCGGTCGAAAGGAAATTTCTGGAGAAAGTGGTCGTTCGCAGAAACGGTGTGGTTTTCACAGAATTGAATGTGGATAACGATGTAGACATGAAACTTCAAGTTGGTGACGTCGTCGAAGTGAAGAAATTTGAAGAAACTGAAGTTTACATCTTTGGTTACGTCAAAAATCCAGGGGCGTACGAAATATCACCGAAGGAGAAGTTCACTCTGAGGAAGATGATCTCGCTGGCAGGAGGATTCGCAGGAACCATCGAGAACATCGACAGAATCGTTGTAGAAAGAGAAAATGAAAAGATCGAACTTTCATCCGAAAATCTGGACTTTTTGGTGAAGCCTGGTGATGTGATCCGTATAGAGGAATATGTGCCGAGGAGGGCGTACATACTTGGATTCGTGAAAAATCCTGGTCTGTACAGTTTTTCGAAGAATGAAACCTTCAGTCTGAGAACCCTCGTGGCCAAAGCTGGAGGTTTTACGAGCGATGATTCAGTCGAATTCATAAAGGTTGGCGAAGAGATCTACGCACCGAGCGTCATTCTGAAAGAAGATGTACCTTTAAAGGATGGTGCGACAGTCTACGTTGAAAAGCTCAAAGAGCAGTTCGTGTACGTGGTGGGCGATAACCTTGCACGGAACGGTAGATTGACGTTCGAACGCTCAGAACCCTTCACCCTATCTACAGTGTTGAAAAAGTACGGAGTACAAGACTTCTCTTTCGTAAAGAAGCTCTCTCTGCTGAGACGAGGGGAAGAAAAGCTCGTCGACACCGTGAGCCTTTTGAAGAAAGACATAGATCTTGAGATCGGTGATACCGTCATCATCAGGTTCACCACAGAGAGGAGAGTTTATTTCACGGGAGATCTGTACGGTTACGTCACGCTGGAGAATGAAGAGCAGATCGATCTGGAAAAGGCCCTCGCAAAGTTTGGAAGGATAGACAGCAAGTATTTGCAATCTTTGAAGATACGCTCAGAAAATAGAGTTCTCCAGTTAACAACGGTCTCACCGATTCCTCTGAAAGATGGAGACATCGTGGAGATCACTCTCAAAAAGCCCATTCGAGTTTACGTGGATGGTTTCGTGGGCAGACCAGGCCAGTTCGTTTTCGATCCCGATGAAACTCCAACCATAGAGAAAGTCATCGCGAAAGCGGGCGGTTTCAAAGAAAGTGGCACCTTCAAAGAGAAGGACATTTTGCTGTTGAGGTCGGGAAAAGAGACGGTCATCGATCTGGATCGGATCACCAACGTTTTGCTCCAAGATGGAGATTTTCTTTTCGTCAGATGGCAAGAAAAACCCTATGTGTATGTGCTCGGAGAGGTGGCGAAACCAGGCGTGTATGAGCTTCGGGAGGGCGAATCGACACTCATAGAGATCGTCAGTCGTGCCGGTGGGTTGAGCGATTGGGCTATGAAGACCAAGGTCGTGCTGCGCCGCGGTCAAAGCGAATCTACCTACGATCTTTCGGACCTTTCCACCGTTCAGAACATCAAAGTCAAATCTGGCGATTTGATCTACGTTCCATCCATCGATACGAACATAGCTTACGTTCTTGGTAACGTCAGGAATCCGAGTATCGTCAAGATAGACAGATTCACCACGGTCTTCGATGCGATCATGCGGGCTGGCGGTCTAAATCAAACGGCATCGGCAAGTAGGATATTCCTGTTCAAAGGTGGCCTAGAAGGTGAAGTGATCATCTGTGATCTGTCTGGAATCATCACAGGCAAAGGTGGAGGAACCAACCCGACGATCTCACCGGGCGATGTAGTCTATGTTCCAACTAATCCTCTGGCGCAGTTGCCCGACATTTTACCTGTAGTGAGGGATATCTTGTCCATCATCACTGCGAGCAAGCAATTGATGGGATGGTGA
- a CDS encoding metal-dependent transcriptional regulator yields MPRGRKKVLTPALEDYLTVIYEIQQKQPAARISSIARKVGVSLPSVTNAVRRLADLGYVEYEKYGLIVLTLRGKRKAQNLYSLQKRIKYFFHYVLGISIDISEKLSRHLSHYLTARTRERIKEFYRLVIDFSEDKAKQLKDFILESRKLVNVTELPEEVIEDLKAMEKETEEEGD; encoded by the coding sequence ATGCCCAGGGGTAGGAAGAAGGTTTTAACGCCAGCTTTGGAAGACTATTTGACTGTGATCTACGAAATTCAGCAGAAGCAACCAGCCGCTAGGATCAGCAGCATAGCGAGGAAAGTGGGAGTGAGTCTCCCCAGCGTGACCAACGCCGTCAGACGCCTTGCGGATCTTGGCTATGTGGAGTACGAAAAGTACGGCTTGATCGTTCTCACACTGCGTGGAAAGAGAAAAGCTCAGAATTTGTATTCACTGCAGAAGCGTATCAAGTACTTTTTCCACTACGTGCTCGGTATTTCCATCGACATCTCTGAAAAGTTGTCCAGACACCTATCGCACTACCTCACCGCACGAACGCGTGAGAGGATAAAGGAGTTCTACAGACTGGTCATCGACTTCAGCGAGGACAAAGCCAAGCAACTCAAAGATTTCATCCTGGAAAGTCGTAAGCTGGTGAACGTCACGGAGCTCCCGGAGGAAGTGATCGAGGATCTCAAGGCGATGGAGAAGGAAACCGAAGAAGAGGGTGACTGA
- a CDS encoding replication-associated recombination protein A, with protein sequence MRPKSLEELVGQDHVLGSDGVLRRALLSGSMFSCILYGPPGCGKSSIAELIKKYVDAEFYSLSGSLHGAAEIKQVLSRAQELKKYGRQTVLFIDEIHRLNKAQQDVLLSRVEDGTIILIGATTENPSFEIIAPLLSRCRVIQLKPLSQEDLIKIIERALEKDELLNRSGVEVEEGVLSQIAKEANGDARYALNTLETLIEVAQARGMKKLRLEDLATFATSKQLAYTQEDHYDLASAFIKSLRGSDPDAALYYMVKMLEGGEDPMFIARRMIILASEDIGLADPFALMMAVSAAQAVEYVGMPECALNLAEAAIYLASAPKSNSVYEALSRTKDLVEKTKEVEVPLFLRNPVTKLMRDAGYGKGYIYPHEVGGFVKRSYMPEGFENVKLYIPKDVGKESSIKKRLEQLWGKREDGSDEIDFEK encoded by the coding sequence ATGAGGCCGAAGAGCCTCGAAGAGCTCGTTGGACAGGACCACGTGCTTGGAAGCGACGGAGTTCTGAGGCGGGCGCTCTTGTCAGGTTCCATGTTCTCCTGTATCCTCTACGGTCCACCAGGCTGTGGTAAGAGCTCGATCGCAGAGTTGATCAAAAAATACGTCGATGCCGAGTTCTATTCACTCAGCGGTTCTCTGCACGGTGCTGCCGAGATCAAGCAGGTGCTCAGTAGGGCACAGGAGCTGAAGAAATACGGCAGGCAGACCGTGCTGTTCATAGACGAAATACACAGACTGAACAAAGCTCAGCAGGACGTTTTACTTTCGCGCGTCGAGGATGGTACCATCATCCTGATAGGTGCCACCACGGAAAATCCCTCTTTCGAGATCATCGCTCCCCTTCTGTCGAGGTGCAGAGTCATTCAACTTAAACCTCTATCTCAGGAAGATTTGATCAAGATCATCGAGCGTGCACTGGAAAAAGATGAACTGCTGAATCGAAGCGGTGTGGAGGTTGAAGAAGGAGTACTCTCTCAAATCGCGAAAGAGGCCAACGGTGATGCCAGATACGCTCTGAACACGCTCGAAACGCTCATCGAAGTGGCGCAGGCTAGGGGGATGAAGAAACTTCGCTTGGAAGATCTCGCAACGTTCGCAACTTCGAAGCAGTTGGCTTACACGCAGGAAGACCATTACGATCTGGCTTCCGCGTTCATCAAGAGTTTGCGTGGAAGCGATCCAGATGCGGCACTGTACTACATGGTCAAGATGCTCGAAGGCGGAGAAGATCCCATGTTCATCGCGCGCAGGATGATCATACTGGCGAGTGAGGACATCGGTTTGGCAGATCCTTTCGCTCTGATGATGGCCGTGAGCGCCGCACAGGCTGTCGAGTACGTGGGCATGCCGGAGTGCGCTCTGAACCTGGCCGAGGCCGCCATATACCTCGCCAGTGCACCGAAGAGCAACTCCGTCTATGAAGCCTTGTCGAGAACGAAGGATTTGGTTGAAAAAACCAAAGAAGTGGAAGTTCCGCTCTTTCTGAGAAACCCCGTGACCAAGTTGATGAGAGACGCAGGCTATGGGAAAGGCTACATCTATCCACACGAGGTCGGTGGCTTTGTAAAAAGAAGCTACATGCCGGAGGGGTTTGAAAACGTCAAACTCTACATTCCCAAAGATGTGGGCAAGGAATCTTCAATAAAAAAGAGGCTGGAACAACTTTGGGGAAAGAGAGAGGATGGTTCGGATGAGATCGATTTCGAAAAATAA
- a CDS encoding polysaccharide biosynthesis tyrosine autokinase encodes MDSTATELTLEDIIRIFKKRVGIFLLTVSIAIVATLLYLFLATPIYEANVTIKINPSYESNVAALFTGTQIYTGRPDISTEIEIIKSRTVVERAVEIVGFHEFVRHSKREIDKDQLVQAIIKGWVKVAPVKDTRIVRLSVQHPDPNLATKLANAIATAYNDRLKELSQTEYTLRRTFIEQQLPKVEERLVQEQEKLRQFKEKNQIFVLSEQAKSVLSMLSNYDSEYNKLNLELQEVSMKIKILRDTLSKVDQKIISSEVITSNPVIEQLRAKLVNLQVELSGLLQTYPESDKRVVALRSQIAETELLMKKEVEKVVSSQTQVINPMYTQTLAELMDNEGRYQILQARLNAVNQLRKTYQQRVQTLPRIEQELVELERNLAVHSQIYTTLLQKFEESRIAEAGIAGNSQIVDSAIVPKTPVKPNKRLTLAIGGALGVFVGILLVFLIEYLDKTLKGEEEIKRILGNQIPILGRIPKHELESEGVEELVVLNSPTSPISEGFKLACTNIQFSKDVAPKILVITSPGPKEGKTFTAVNIGASFAQSGFKTALVDLDMRKPRLEKALGLDARKKLGLTNYLLQGSPLEEITVKFSNNLDVIPVGPLPPNPTVLFTSSKFIDLMKSLSERYDKVVIDLPPILAAADALVVGKYTDGIVLITRAGMTSRDSLKIAFENIKVSGNTLLGILINGIDKISSSYYYYYYYYYSEDGKRVRKREKRKAKEKKPPLMLKRR; translated from the coding sequence ATGGACAGTACAGCAACAGAGCTCACTTTGGAAGACATAATACGTATTTTTAAAAAGCGCGTCGGAATCTTTCTTCTCACAGTGTCGATCGCCATAGTCGCCACGTTATTGTACCTCTTTTTGGCCACTCCCATCTATGAAGCGAATGTCACCATCAAAATAAATCCGTCGTACGAGTCGAACGTTGCTGCGCTTTTCACTGGCACACAGATTTACACCGGTAGGCCAGACATTTCGACGGAGATAGAAATAATCAAGAGCCGAACCGTCGTTGAAAGAGCTGTAGAGATCGTTGGTTTTCATGAATTTGTCCGCCATTCAAAGCGAGAAATAGACAAAGATCAACTCGTTCAAGCGATAATAAAGGGATGGGTGAAAGTTGCTCCGGTCAAGGATACCAGAATAGTTCGATTGAGCGTGCAACATCCAGATCCGAATCTGGCCACCAAATTGGCGAACGCAATCGCTACCGCTTACAACGACAGATTGAAAGAACTATCGCAGACTGAATACACACTGCGCAGAACTTTCATCGAGCAACAGTTACCGAAGGTTGAAGAAAGGCTCGTCCAGGAACAGGAGAAATTGAGACAGTTCAAGGAGAAAAATCAAATATTCGTACTGTCTGAACAAGCAAAGAGTGTACTTTCGATGCTATCAAATTATGATTCTGAATACAACAAACTCAACCTGGAACTACAAGAAGTTTCCATGAAAATCAAAATCTTAAGAGACACACTCAGCAAAGTCGATCAGAAGATCATCAGTTCTGAAGTGATCACCTCTAATCCAGTGATAGAACAATTGAGGGCGAAACTGGTGAATCTTCAAGTCGAGTTGTCCGGCTTGCTCCAAACTTACCCAGAAAGCGACAAACGCGTCGTAGCTCTGAGATCACAGATAGCTGAGACGGAACTTTTGATGAAAAAAGAGGTGGAGAAAGTCGTTTCCAGTCAAACTCAAGTGATAAATCCGATGTACACACAAACACTCGCAGAGCTCATGGACAACGAGGGTCGTTACCAAATACTACAAGCAAGACTGAACGCGGTCAACCAACTCAGAAAAACGTACCAACAACGCGTTCAAACTCTCCCGAGAATAGAGCAAGAATTGGTTGAACTGGAAAGAAACCTCGCCGTTCATAGTCAGATATACACAACTTTACTACAAAAGTTTGAAGAGTCGCGCATAGCAGAAGCGGGTATAGCTGGAAATTCGCAGATAGTGGATTCCGCCATAGTACCCAAAACACCTGTAAAACCGAACAAGCGATTGACACTTGCGATCGGTGGCGCGCTTGGAGTTTTCGTTGGGATTTTACTGGTTTTCTTGATCGAATATCTCGACAAGACCCTGAAGGGAGAAGAAGAGATCAAGAGGATCCTCGGCAATCAAATACCTATTTTGGGGAGAATACCCAAACACGAATTGGAATCTGAAGGCGTTGAAGAATTAGTGGTTCTCAATTCGCCAACGTCTCCAATTTCAGAGGGTTTCAAACTCGCCTGTACTAACATTCAATTTTCTAAAGACGTTGCTCCGAAGATTTTAGTGATAACCAGCCCGGGACCGAAGGAAGGTAAAACGTTCACGGCTGTCAACATCGGAGCTTCGTTCGCACAGAGTGGGTTCAAGACCGCTCTGGTCGATCTCGACATGAGAAAACCTCGACTTGAAAAAGCTCTAGGTTTGGATGCGAGAAAAAAACTTGGTCTCACCAACTACTTGTTACAAGGTTCACCGCTCGAGGAGATCACGGTGAAATTTTCAAACAATTTGGACGTCATTCCAGTTGGTCCACTACCACCCAACCCTACGGTACTCTTCACAAGTTCAAAGTTCATAGATCTAATGAAGTCGCTCTCTGAAAGGTACGATAAAGTGGTGATAGATCTTCCACCTATACTGGCAGCGGCGGACGCCCTCGTTGTTGGAAAATATACAGACGGGATCGTTTTGATCACGCGTGCCGGCATGACGAGCCGAGATTCTCTGAAAATAGCGTTTGAGAACATCAAGGTGTCTGGAAACACTCTGTTGGGCATACTGATCAACGGTATCGACAAGATCTCTTCATCTTACTATTATTATTACTACTACTATTACAGCGAAGATGGAAAACGCGTCAGAAAAAGGGAAAAAAGAAAAGCGAAAGAAAAGAAACCACCTCTGATGCTCAAAAGACGCTGA
- a CDS encoding acetamidase/formamidase family protein — translation MRSISKNNVIYSFNPFIEPVVSVRPGETVRFETLDALGGQIENEQDVLKLDFSKVNPATGPVRIEGAKKGQTLVVEILDVSVASDKGVIVAEEGFGVLKNIVKGFKAKILPIRQGCVVFNEIHIPIKPMIGVIGVAPKEGEFPTGTAHKHGGNMDTKEITVGSRVHLPIFQDGAMLALGDVHAVMGDGEVCVSACEVPAVVTVRVDVEDVSIEWPMVETKEDIYILVSLPRIEEAFEQATYTAVKLLSEKKNMPIEEAYMLASLIVDVGVSQLVDPNLTVKAKISKAYLE, via the coding sequence ATGAGATCGATTTCGAAAAATAACGTGATCTATTCGTTCAATCCGTTCATCGAACCTGTCGTGAGCGTTCGGCCTGGTGAAACTGTCAGGTTCGAAACGCTCGATGCGCTGGGTGGTCAGATCGAAAATGAGCAGGATGTTTTAAAACTCGATTTTTCGAAGGTGAACCCCGCCACAGGTCCCGTACGCATAGAAGGTGCGAAGAAAGGCCAAACACTCGTCGTTGAGATATTGGATGTGTCTGTAGCATCCGACAAAGGCGTCATCGTCGCTGAAGAGGGTTTCGGCGTGCTCAAAAACATCGTCAAAGGCTTCAAGGCAAAGATTCTGCCCATTCGCCAAGGCTGTGTGGTCTTCAACGAAATCCACATACCCATCAAACCCATGATCGGTGTCATCGGTGTCGCGCCGAAAGAAGGTGAGTTCCCCACGGGAACGGCACACAAACACGGTGGAAACATGGACACCAAAGAGATAACGGTTGGAAGCAGAGTGCACCTACCCATCTTCCAAGACGGTGCCATGCTGGCTTTGGGGGATGTGCATGCGGTCATGGGCGATGGCGAAGTTTGCGTGTCGGCATGCGAAGTTCCAGCCGTTGTGACCGTCAGGGTGGATGTGGAAGATGTATCCATCGAATGGCCGATGGTGGAAACGAAGGAAGACATCTACATCCTCGTTTCTCTGCCAAGGATCGAGGAAGCCTTCGAACAAGCCACGTACACGGCCGTCAAGTTGCTGAGCGAAAAGAAGAACATGCCCATCGAAGAAGCTTACATGCTCGCAAGCTTGATCGTCGATGTTGGGGTGAGCCAGCTGGTCGATCCCAACCTGACCGTCAAGGCGAAGATATCTAAGGCTTATCTGGAATGA
- the hisIE gene encoding bifunctional phosphoribosyl-AMP cyclohydrolase/phosphoribosyl-ATP diphosphatase HisIE — MLRPVVVQEARTGEVLMLAYADEEALNLTKETGFAHFYSRSRQKIWKKGEESGNTMRVVQIFEDCDKDALLYLVDFPLEKVACHTGNRSCFFSSIYGQGRRNDLQFLEKLLRIVQQRKSKAPESSYTAKLFREGLDEIVKKVGEEAIEVIVAAKSNDEEHFVREVADLIYHLTVLMVEKNVEWDKIIEELQDRHERSHRR, encoded by the coding sequence ATGCTGAGGCCTGTGGTGGTTCAAGAGGCACGCACGGGAGAAGTTTTGATGCTCGCTTACGCCGACGAAGAAGCGTTGAATTTGACTAAAGAGACAGGCTTTGCCCATTTTTATTCAAGATCGAGACAAAAGATCTGGAAGAAAGGTGAAGAGTCTGGAAACACGATGCGCGTGGTGCAAATATTCGAAGATTGCGATAAAGATGCGCTTTTGTACCTTGTAGATTTTCCGCTCGAAAAGGTGGCGTGCCATACGGGGAACAGAAGCTGTTTTTTCAGTTCCATATACGGCCAAGGAAGAAGGAACGATCTTCAGTTTCTTGAAAAACTCCTTCGGATCGTACAGCAGAGAAAGTCCAAAGCGCCTGAAAGCTCTTACACGGCGAAGTTGTTCAGAGAAGGTCTGGACGAGATAGTGAAGAAGGTCGGTGAAGAGGCCATCGAGGTGATCGTGGCTGCAAAATCGAACGATGAAGAACATTTCGTTCGCGAGGTGGCCGATTTGATCTACCATTTAACCGTGTTGATGGTGGAGAAGAACGTTGAATGGGACAAGATCATCGAAGAGCTTCAAGACAGGCATGAAAGATCTCACCGAAGGTGA
- a CDS encoding NAD-dependent epimerase/dehydratase family protein encodes MANVLVTGGVGFIGSHLVDALLRAGHRVVVVDNLSSGRIENLNRQALFYQQSVEDEEMMERIFMLHRFDYVFHLAAQASVSVSVKQPTKDAVANVIGSLVLLEKSVKYNVKKFIFSSTGGAIYGEDAPIPTNEEVVAKPISPYGIAKRSVEMYLEFFKREKNLDYVSLRYGNVYGPRQDPNGEAGVVAIFTSRMLKNEEVFIFGDGEYVRDYVYVGDVVEANLLSMRPEISGTFNIATGVGTTVNQLFRMLSELTGYTKSPIYTEPRKGDLRRSVLDCSKAEKVLNWKAKVDLKTGLALTVEYFRSGG; translated from the coding sequence GTGGCGAACGTCTTAGTCACCGGAGGCGTCGGGTTCATAGGCTCACACCTTGTGGATGCGTTACTCCGCGCTGGCCACAGAGTCGTGGTGGTCGACAATTTGAGCAGTGGACGTATCGAAAATCTCAACAGACAAGCTCTGTTTTATCAGCAGAGCGTCGAAGATGAAGAGATGATGGAGCGCATCTTCATGCTCCACAGGTTCGATTACGTGTTCCACCTCGCCGCTCAGGCCAGCGTGAGCGTTTCTGTGAAACAGCCGACCAAAGATGCCGTGGCGAACGTGATAGGTAGCTTGGTCCTACTCGAAAAGAGCGTCAAATACAACGTTAAAAAGTTCATCTTTTCCTCCACCGGTGGTGCGATATACGGGGAAGACGCACCGATACCGACCAACGAGGAAGTCGTTGCAAAGCCGATCTCTCCGTACGGTATCGCCAAGAGGAGTGTGGAGATGTACCTCGAGTTCTTCAAAAGGGAGAAGAATTTAGATTATGTCTCCCTGCGCTACGGCAACGTGTACGGCCCAAGGCAAGATCCCAACGGTGAGGCTGGCGTTGTGGCCATATTCACTTCGAGGATGTTGAAGAACGAGGAAGTGTTCATCTTCGGAGATGGCGAGTACGTGAGAGATTACGTCTATGTGGGTGATGTGGTCGAAGCGAACCTGCTCAGCATGAGACCTGAGATCAGTGGGACCTTCAACATCGCCACGGGCGTTGGTACCACCGTGAACCAACTGTTCAGAATGCTTTCGGAACTGACTGGATACACCAAATCGCCGATCTACACCGAGCCGAGGAAGGGTGATCTGAGAAGAAGCGTTCTCGATTGTTCCAAAGCTGAGAAGGTTTTGAACTGGAAAGCCAAGGTCGATTTGAAAACCGGCTTGGCCCTCACGGTGGAATATTTCAGATCCGGAGGGTGA